A window of Longimicrobiaceae bacterium contains these coding sequences:
- the hslO gene encoding Hsp33 family molecular chaperone HslO encodes MNERNYLVRATAMGERVRAFALDATGAVAELQRRHDTYPAVSAALGRTAMGALLLAAASLKEEDQLLTAEVRGGGPVGRILATANGRGEVRGTVTNPHVHADSVNGKLNVAGVVGTSGYLSVTKDLGMRETYSGMVELQSGEIGDDFAYYLLKSEQTASAVGIGVFVDRDGTIQAAGGYLLQLLGGLSDDEITAIEEAIRALPHPTQLILQGTTPEQILERIFPGGFELLDRQPVGFACPCSRERFEAAIVSLGPEEIERIIEEEDQPATEVVCHFCNERYHFTPGEMEGILRLAS; translated from the coding sequence ATGAACGAGAGAAACTACCTGGTGCGCGCCACCGCCATGGGCGAGCGCGTTCGCGCCTTCGCGCTCGACGCCACGGGCGCCGTCGCGGAGCTCCAGCGGCGGCACGACACCTACCCGGCGGTAAGCGCCGCGCTGGGCCGCACCGCCATGGGCGCTCTGCTGCTCGCCGCCGCGTCGCTCAAGGAAGAGGACCAGCTGCTCACGGCCGAGGTGCGCGGCGGCGGGCCCGTGGGCCGCATCCTCGCGACCGCCAACGGGCGCGGTGAGGTGCGCGGGACGGTCACGAACCCGCACGTGCACGCCGACAGCGTGAACGGCAAGCTGAACGTGGCCGGCGTCGTCGGCACCTCGGGCTACCTGTCGGTCACCAAGGACCTGGGGATGCGCGAGACGTACTCGGGCATGGTTGAGCTCCAGTCCGGCGAGATCGGCGACGACTTCGCGTACTACCTGCTCAAGAGCGAGCAGACGGCGAGCGCCGTGGGCATCGGCGTGTTCGTGGACCGCGACGGGACCATCCAGGCGGCCGGTGGCTACCTGCTTCAGCTCCTCGGCGGCCTCTCGGACGACGAGATCACGGCGATCGAGGAGGCCATCCGCGCGCTGCCGCACCCCACGCAGCTGATCCTGCAGGGCACCACGCCGGAGCAGATCCTGGAGCGCATCTTCCCCGGAGGCTTCGAGCTGCTGGACCGGCAGCCGGTGGGCTTCGCGTGCCCGTGCTCGCGCGAGCGCTTCGAGGCCGCCATCGTCTCCCTCGGCCCGGAGGAGATCGAACGGATCATCGAAGAGGAAGACCAGCCCGCGACCGAGGTGGTGTGCCACTTCTGCAACGAGCGCTACCACTTCACGCCCGGCGAGATGGAAGGCATCCTCCGCCTCGCCAGCTGA